The Limosilactobacillus panis DNA segment AAGTATATATGAAGTCCCAATTGAAATTAGCCTGATTTAAATTTGTGGCTTTGGCCGGTTGGCAAGAGTAACGGTACTCGTGCTTGTCAGGTGGGTGCCGTTAAACTCTTTAACGAACCACGTTTGAATCGTACGACCACGCTTTAATGGCTGGGCCTTAACAATTATTTCTCCTGATGCTACCGGTAGTAAATGCTCTGTGGTAATATTGACACCGATGGCAACCTGTTCACGATTCTGCCGGTTCAGCCAAGCGTTTGCGGCTAATGATGCAGCGGTTTCGGCAAGGACGGCGTTGATTCCGCCGTGGACGATTCCGTATGGCTGCATTAACCTATCACTGACGTCAATAGTGATTATCGCTTGGTCAGCAGTGACAGATTGGGGATGGATTCCAAGGTTTTCTAATAAGTTCATAAAAAGACCTCACTTAAAGGAGAAGATTTAACATGACAACAGTTGATTGGCAACCGGTTAAAGAGTACTCAGAGATTATTTTTGAACGCGCAGGAAAGATTGCTAAAATTACGATGAACCGGCCTAAGAAGATGAACGCCTTTACGCCGGTCACAATTCAAGAAATGATTGACGCTTTCACCATTTGCCGGGATGACAGTACAATTGGGGTAATTATTTTGACCGGTGCTGGCGACAAGGCTTTTTCCTCTGGTGGTGACCAAGGTGTTCGGGGTAATGGTGGTTACGTGGGCCCTGACAAAATTGCCCGCTTAAACGTTTTGGACCTCCAGCACCTCATTCGGATTATCCCTAAACCAGTAATCGCAATGGTTAAAGGCTGGTCCGTTGGCGGTGGAAATATCTTGCAGCTTGTCTGTGATCTTACCATTGCGGCAGATAACGCTAAGTTTGGCCAAACAGGTCCTAAAGTCGGTAGCTTTGACGCCGGTTATGGTTCTGGGTATCTTGCCCGGGTAATTGGTCATAAGCGGGCAAAGGAAGTATGGTTCCTGAACCACTTCTACAGCGCCGAAGAGGCCTACCAGATGAACTGGATCAATAAAGTTGTCCCACTAGACCAGGTAGAATCTGTAACCCTGGACTGGTGTAATGAGATTCTCAAGAAGTCACCGACCGCACTGCGTTTTATCAAGGCGGCAATGAATGCCGATACCGATGGGCTTGCCGGTCTGCAACAGCTTGGTGGAGATGCCACAATGCTATTTTACACCACTGATGAGGGTAAAGAGGGCCGGGACGCCTTCAATGAAAAACGGCAGCCAAATTTCGACCAGTTCCCTAAGTTTCCATAGGTTATAAGCAATGGAAACACAAAATTGGTTGTTAAAACAAGCAAGTACCCAACCTGATAAGGTCGCCGTTACTGACGGGACCAGTACCCTGACCTTTCGCCAGGTAAAGGACCAGGTGGAACAGATTGCAGGGAAATTAAAACAGCTGCACCCTGGTCCACGGGTGGGCATGCTTGCCGACAATAGTATTGAAAGTTACAAAATTGCCCTTGCCATCTTATGTAGTGGACGGACAATTGTCTGGCTTAACTGGCGGCTTGCTGATGAGGAGCTTCAGCGGCAGATCAGCGACAGTAGCCTTGCCGTCTGCCTGGTGGCTGATTCTTTGTGGCAGTCAACAATGGACGAACGCTTCGTGAGCTATCAAGGTTTGTCTAATTCAACAGCAAGGCGGACCGCACTGATTCCATCCTTTGACTATGACCGGGTTGCTAGTATTATGTATACTTCCGGAACGACGGGGGCACCTAAGGGCGTCTTACAGACCTTTGGCAACCACTTTTACTCCGCTGTTTCATCGGCTCTTAACCTAGACCTAACAAGCGACGACGAATGGCTTTGTGTGGCCCCTATTTTCCATATTAGTGGTTTCTCAATCATTATGCGGGGCCTAATTTACGGAATGACCGTTCGCATCGTTGATAAATTTCGGGCCCTTAAAGTTGAAAACATCTTAGTGAATGAGCCAGTTACAATAATGTCGGTTGTTCCTTTCATGTTGAAAAAGCTATTGGCGCGCTTAACAGAAAGCCACCGTCACTATAACCATGCTTTTCGTTGTATGCTACTGGGCGGGGGGACGGTTGATCGACCGACGCTTGTTAAGTGTCAGAAACTATCGATCCCGGTCGTTCAGTGTTACGGAATGACGGAAACCTGTTCACAAATAGTTGCCCTGCGCGCGCAAGACATCCTAAAAAAGCTGGGATCCGTTGGGCAGCCGCTCTTTACGACTCAGTTAAAGCTGAGTAAAAGTGGGGAAGTCCTTTTGAAAACGCCGGCCTTAACCCCCGGTTATCTTAACCTACCAGAAAAGTTGCCTGCTAAGATGGTGAATGGCTGGTACCAAACCGGAGATATTGGCCACCTTGATAGTGATGGTTACCTCTACATTGATGGTCGTCGGGACGAAATGTTAATCTCTGGCGGCGAGAATATCTTTCCTGAAGAAGTTGAACAAGTCTATCAACAGTACCCAGGAATTGACGCAATTGCAGTGGTCGGGAAAACTAATCCTGAATGGGGACAAGTGCCAGTGGCCTTTGTGGTCAGTCAACGGCAGTTAGATCCCCAGAAGCTAATTCACTTCGGTTACCAGCACTTGGCACATTACAAGGTTCCTCATCAATATATTAAGGTTTCCTCATTACCAACGAATGCTAGCGGTAAGGTGCAACGTTTCTTATTACGACAACAGTTATCATAATTTTAAGGTGTGAATCTATACAATGATTAATCGTGACAATCAAGTAGGGATAAAACGTTTCTGGTCGTTTATTGTTCTGTACTTGGGCTACATGCTTTTATTTGCGGACCGGACGGTAATGAACATTTCGCTTGCCTATATTGGAAAAGACTTCCACGTCGGTGCTGCCGCTCTTGGTGCGACCGCCAGTGCCTTCTTTTTAGGCTACACTTTGATGCAAATTCCGGGTGGCTACCTAACGGACTTATTGGGAAGCAAGCGCATGGTCATTATTGCCCTAATTGCCTGGTCAGCGATGACGATGGTGACAGGACTTGCCTGGTCACTGGCGGCATTGATTGCTATTCGTTTCCTGTTTGGAATTGCGGAGGGACCTTACCCATCGGCCGCGTTAAAGCAAATTTCTGAAAATTACGATAAGAAGGTGAAGTCGCAGGCAACATCGGCCTTGATTTCGTCAAATTATGCGGGAGCAGCAGTCGCGCCGTTGATTATCGTCCCAATTATTGCTAACAGCAGCTGGCGGCAGGCCTTTATTTGGCTAGGAATCGGGGGAATTGTAATTACCTTGGTATATTACCTGTTAGAACGGCCTCTCAAGAGCATCCGCAAAGAAGTCGCGGCGCGCCCGCAAATTAAGTGGCAGAATATTGATTATCGCGTGTGGGTATTCGTAATTATCGGCTTAGCCTTAAATGTTATTACGAAGGGGTTGGAAGCCTGGATGCCCGTTTACTTCTTACGTGAGCAGGGGATTAACTTAAAGAGCCTGGCCTGGCTCGTTCCGCTGCCAGTTATCTCTGGTGGAATTGCGGCCTTTAGTGCCGGTTTTATCATGGTTCACTTATTCAAGCATCGTGAACGGTGGTTAATAATCATTGCTTCTTTCCTTACATTGGTCTTTATGTTTGGCCTGTTTAAATCATCTTCACTAGTTTGGATCGTTATCTTTGAGGTCCTTATTTACTTTGTAAAATCCCTCGCCTTTACCGGAATTTTCAGTTTCACGGCGCAAATCTTATCGGAAAAGAGCTATGGATCATCGATTGGAATTGTGAACTTCGGTGGCCAGCTTGGCGGTTTTATTGGCCCACTACTAATTGGGGGAATTGTGCAGATGACTTCCTCATATTCAGCCGCCTTCTTAGGGCTAGTGTTCAGTGCGGTCCTGGCAGTGCTCGCCTGCTTATTCATTCGCAGAGCATAGGATATTGATTTTAACAGACGACATTGATTTAATAGTAGTTATTAGTAAGAACAGCGTCTTACCTTGTTAAGGTGGTTTCTTTTTGATTGGTTAGGCGCTTATATTATAATTATTACTTGTAAGACTCATTTGAAGAAGGGAATGTTCAAATGACTGAAGATTTACGAGTGATGAGGACCAAACGGTCAATTAAGGTTGCCTTTGCTAAGTTGGTTAATGAAAAGGGCTTTGCTAACGTTACTGTCAAGGAAATTGCGGAACGGGCGATTATTAACCGGCAGACATTCTATAACTATTATCAGGATAAGTATGATTTGACCGAGCAACTTAATGATGAATACCTGGCCGTATTTAAGCGAATTATTGCAAAACGGCTAGTAAATATCCAGCCCGAAAATCATCGGCTACCACTGCTGAGTGATTTGTACCAAAGTGACGAGTTTAGTGTCTTGTGGGATTCTCGCGAAATTCTTTTAGCCTTGTTGTCTATCCAGTATGATCAGAAGAGTTTCAGCGCCCGCCTTCAGAAACTATTTATTAAAATGATTCAAAAGGAGTTGCCGGTCGAGCTTTCCGACATCGATATTACGATTATTGGTAGCTTTTACATCGACATGGTTACTTTTATTGTTAAGAATAACGTCAAGTTAACTGATCAGGAACTAGCTAACTTACGAAAAGCCCTGACTCTTCTTATTCAGTAATAAACTTCGACACTTTTCGTTATTGTGTCCTAATTGATGACTGATTGTTTGATAGTGTTTAATAAGCGACATTTATTGAATTATCAACGATTGTTTCTCTATTTAACCGGTCTAGTATAGAAAGTGAAGAGAAGCCAAAAGAACTGCAATTATTTCAGTGATTCGAACTTCTAACTTTCATGTGACTGATTAAAGGAGGGATTCGTTATGTTTCAGACTTTCTTTTGGATTTTAGCGATTTGGTTCATTATTAATGTCATTTGGATGTGGTTTAAGCTCAATGACCAGATATTACAAAAGCGGTTTGCTTGGATTAATGTTGTCGCCATAATCATAGGCTTCTGGGTTTACTATGGCGTGACCCACGATGCCGGAGGGATTGCTCCGTGGTTCATCACGATGAACTGGGTCAACGTGGTAATTGCCATCATCCAGTTCTACTTTGGTTACCGGAAGAACAATTCACAATAGATTCACTATTCCCCTAGTACAAGTAATCACTAAAAGGACCGTTGGCGCTCAAGCTGTTGAGCATCAGCGGCCCTTTTCGTGTTGGTCAAAGTTTTGCACGTAACATTTCACAAGAAATCTAATTCTTGATATAATCTGAACGTATGTACGGGAGGGGAGAGAAATGGATTACCAGTCACTGACCAAACTAATCAGTAACAAGTATGGTTTGCGGTTCACCGCGCTGCCGACTAACGGTAGTGCTAAACAGGGCCTTTCACTAAAACCCGGTTTGGCGCCCTTCATCGTCCTCGACCCGGCTAAACCGGTCCGTATCGACGCTCAGTGCTTTAGCTTTGCTGATGCGATTCGTGACCTTCCTGGATTTGGCCCTGCCTTCTTTCACCGTAATGAACAATGGGTTGGTTTTACCCTGGAAAAGGTGAGCGACCAGGCCAGTGAAAACATTATTGACTACTCCTTTAAAGCAGCAGTGAATGCTGGTAAAGAAGTCGTGCACCAGCAACAGTACGTGGTCTTACCGGAAAATGACGCCGAGGGAAAGTACCAGGCCCAGTCGATTCCGCAACCAACCAAGCGCCGTTCCCAGCCCGCTAAACCGGCCGTTCCCAAGAAAATTGAGGAGGCCCTGGTGGCCTATGATTACAGCCTCTTGCCAGGATTGCGACGGGACAAGAACTTCTATGACCAGGGGCAAATCCTCGCCGACTACCAGGACGATTTTGATCAGCCGGTACCCTTAAAACGCTACTTTCCGACCTACCACATGTTAAGTGTCGACCAGCTGCGGACGTACTTTACCTGGCGGACCAAGCTTCGGCAGGGAACCTTTACCCCGGTTTCGACCTCGTACGCTTATATTTACATCTACGAGCTCCTCAACAACATTGGTGTGGCTTCCCCAATGGCGGGCTTTAAGCAGTTGACCGAATTCCGGAATGAATACGCTGGCCATTTTGACGGTAAAATGGGGGATTACTTAGACCGCTGGCTGCGCGACTACGTTCTTTACTACCGACTTGACCATGCGCTAGCAAACAAGGCCTTTGCGGCTGAGATTGCGGCGGACCGTGACTACCATGTTTTGCTCCACCCGGATGAGTACGATGCAACGGACCTGGTTGCCGTCTTCAAGCGGCACGCGACCTACCTGGACCACAGTCGGTTATACCAAAAATCAGCCGACCACTTTACGGCCCTGTTAAAGGTGATCTGGCAGGAGATTCTCAATTTACCAGACAAGGAGGGGCAAAAGTACTTTGACCACCACGTTGCCAGTCAGCAGCTGACGACCAACTACTTCTTTGGCAACGCAGTTTTTTACTTCCACCCCCAGCAGCAGATGGCAGAGTACCCGCTTGATTCGGTCCGGCGTTACCGCTTTAAGGGTCGCCAATACTACTGCCTTTCCATGCGGGCCCAACCGAATGAGAAGCAAAACCTCAACGCCTTACTTCACGAGGTCGATCGGCTCGTCCGGCTACGGTTTAACCTTGGTCGCCCTCTGAAGGCCCGCTGGCTGCCGGCCGTAATTCTAAATGCCATTGACCAGGGAATTCGTACCTATCAACGCCAGCTCAAAGAAGCTCAGCGGCCCAAGGCCCACATCGACCTGGGCGGGATTAACCAGATTCGTCAGGATGCGGCGGTCACCCAGGAGAGCCTGCTGACCGATGAGGAACGGCAAGCGATTAAAGAGGACCGGGAAGAATTAGTGGCAGCGCAGAAAACGACGCCGGCACCGGCTCCTTCCCAGCCACAACCGACAGCTCCAGCTGCGGAGCCAGTTTCGATGAACCTTGACGCTGACCAGGCCTTCTTATTACGGGCTCTCTTGATGGGGGAACCATGGAAGGACTACTTGAAAAAACACCACCTGATGGTCTCAATCGTTGCCGACCAGATTAACGAAGCCCTTTTTGACGAAATTGGTGATGACGTGATTGAATTTAACCAGGACGACCAACCAGCAATTATTGAAGACTACCGGACGGACCTGGAAAAAATGTTTTCAGATAAGGAGTGATTTTAAATGGCAGAACGGACAAGACAACGGGTGCCCAAGCGGATTGCGCAGACAGTCCTACATTCCCTTAAGGCCGGAGTGGTTCCCCGAATTGGCCTCCCTTACATTACAGTCGGGCGGAGGGATGAAATTGCGGCCCTCCTGCATGACTTCGGAGTCGTTGCCGAGGGTGGGGCTTCCTTCCACTTTATTGTCGGTCGCTATGGTGCGGGGAAGAGTTTTCTCCTTCAGGCGGTCCGCAACTACGTGATGGATAAGAACTTCGTGGTCGTGGATGGCGACTTGTCGCCTGAACGACGGCTACAGGGAACCAAGGGTCAGGGCCTGGCAACCTACCGGGAATTAATCCAGAACCTCGCAACCAAGACCCGACCAGAAGGGGGCGCACTGACTTTAATCCTCGATCGCTGGATTGATACTGTCCTTCAGGAAGTGGCCAGTGAGACGAGCTTGGATGAGGATGACCCGCAATTCACCGCGGCCGTTGATGAGAAGATTGATGCGGTAATTGCCTCCCTCAGCGAGCTTGTCCACGGGTTCGACTTTGCCAAGCTCCTGAACATGTACTACCACGCCTATGTTGATGACGATGATGAAACGAAGGCGAAGGTAGTCAAGTGGTTCCGCGGCGAGTACACCCATAAGACCGAGGCCAAGCAAGAACTTGGCGTTAGCATTATCATTGACGACAGTGACTGGTACGAATACCTGAAGCTCTTCGCCCGTTTCTTCCGCCAGGCCGGCTATGCGGGGCTGGTGATCATGATTGATGAGCTGGTCAACATTTACAAGATCCCGAACAGCATCAGTCGCCAGTATAACTACGAAAAGATTTTGACCATGTATAACGACACTCTCCAGGGGAAGGCCAAGTACCTTGGTATCCTGATGTGCGGGACCCCGCAGGCCGTTGAGGACCACCGCCGGGGTGTTTACAGTTACGAGGCGCTGCGTTCACGGCTGACGGAAGGAAAGTTTGCCCACGTCGGTGCCCAGGACATGTACGCACCGGTGATTAAGCTGGAGCCACTGACGGCTGAAGAGATGTTGGTCTTAACTGAAAAGCTGGCCGACATGCACGCCCGTCTTTACGGCTACGACCGGCAGATTACCGAAGAAGAATTGGCCAAGTTTATCAAGATTGAGTATGGGCGGATCGGTGCCGATACCAAGATTACACCCCGGGAGGTCATCCGGGACTTTATCGAACTACTGGACATCGTTTACCAGAACCCTAAGACAACGGTCAGTGACCTTCTTGACTCTGAACAGTTCACCGGCATGGATGATGATTCAACTGACGATGGCGGTGGTAAGCAAGAGAAAAACTACACGGAGTTTACGATTTAGAATGGGGGAATTGTGATGGACGTCTTCGCACATTATGCGCCTTTCATCCAGGACTACATCTACCGCCAGGGCTGGCAACAGCTCCGGCCCATCCAGGTTGCCGCGGCCGAGGAAATCTTCGGGACGGATCACAATGTCTTACTGTCGGCGTCCACGGCTGCGGGGAAGACCGAGGCGGCCTTTTTCCCGATTCTGACCGAGCTGAGTGAATCGGGGGCAAAAGACTCCGTCAACTGCCTTTACATTGCGCCACTCAAGGCCCTGATCAACGACCAGTACAGTCGACTAACCGAACTGACGGAAGATTCGGATATCCCCGTCTGGCGCTGGCATGGTGATGTGGCGGCAACCCAAAAACGGAAGATGCTGAAGCACCCGTCTGGTGTCTTACAGATCACGCCGGAGTCACTGGAATCTTTCATGATTAACAAGCACATGGACATTCCCCACCTTTTCCATGGCCTCCGCTTCGTAGTGATTGACGAACTTCACTCTTTTTTGCGCAGTGACCGTGGAGGGCAGACCTTCTGTTTGATTGAGCGCCTGAGTCGGTTAGCCGGGGTTAAACCGCGGCGAATTGGTCTATCGGCGACGATTGGCAACCTCCGGGAGGCAGCAAAATTCCTGGGTGCCGGGAGTGGTCACCGGACCGTGGCACCCAAGGTCAAAAACACCCGGCAAGTTTGGCGACTGTCGATGGAACATTTTTACCAGACTGATCCCCAGGCTGCTAGTAAGGACTTTGATCCGGCGGCCCCGGTTGAACCAAAGACGGATACGGCGCCGGAACTAGCTGACCCGGGAATCGGCTATATTTTTGAGCACACCCGCGGGAAGAAGAGCCTGGTCTTTAACAATAGCCGGGAGGAGTGTGAGGCGGTTTGCCAGATGCTCCGTTCCTATAGTGCAGCCAGGCACGAGCCGGACCGTTTCTTAATCCACCATGGGAACCTGTCACCGGCATTTCGGGCCACGGCAGAGGACGCGATGAAGGATGACGACTCCTACATGACGACCTGTGCGACAGCGACCTTGGAGCTGGGGATTGACATTGGAAAGTTAGAGCAGGCCTTTCAGATTGATGCTCCTTTCACTGTTTCTGGATTTCTCCAACGGATGGGGCGGACCGGCCGGCGGGGGAACCTGCCCGAGATGCACTTTGTGATGCGGGAAGAACACCCGGAGTCACGGGCGATGCTGCCGGACCTGATTCCCTGGCCACTGCTGCAGGGGATTGCCCTCGTCCAGCTCTACCTGGAAGAACGGTGGGTGGAACCACCAGAACCCAACCGCCTGCCGTATAGTCTGCTCTACCACCAGACAATGAGCACCCTGGCATCCGGCGGGGAGATGAGTCCGGCAGAGTTGGCTGGTCGAGTTTTGCCGTTGAACTACTTCCATAACGTTAGTCAGGACGACTACCGGGTCCTCTTGCGGCACCTGGTGAAGACGGACC contains these protein-coding regions:
- a CDS encoding PaaI family thioesterase — encoded protein: MNLLENLGIHPQSVTADQAIITIDVSDRLMQPYGIVHGGINAVLAETAASLAANAWLNRQNREQVAIGVNITTEHLLPVASGEIIVKAQPLKRGRTIQTWFVKEFNGTHLTSTSTVTLANRPKPQI
- the menB gene encoding 1,4-dihydroxy-2-naphthoyl-CoA synthase codes for the protein MTTVDWQPVKEYSEIIFERAGKIAKITMNRPKKMNAFTPVTIQEMIDAFTICRDDSTIGVIILTGAGDKAFSSGGDQGVRGNGGYVGPDKIARLNVLDLQHLIRIIPKPVIAMVKGWSVGGGNILQLVCDLTIAADNAKFGQTGPKVGSFDAGYGSGYLARVIGHKRAKEVWFLNHFYSAEEAYQMNWINKVVPLDQVESVTLDWCNEILKKSPTALRFIKAAMNADTDGLAGLQQLGGDATMLFYTTDEGKEGRDAFNEKRQPNFDQFPKFP
- a CDS encoding o-succinylbenzoate--CoA ligase, encoding METQNWLLKQASTQPDKVAVTDGTSTLTFRQVKDQVEQIAGKLKQLHPGPRVGMLADNSIESYKIALAILCSGRTIVWLNWRLADEELQRQISDSSLAVCLVADSLWQSTMDERFVSYQGLSNSTARRTALIPSFDYDRVASIMYTSGTTGAPKGVLQTFGNHFYSAVSSALNLDLTSDDEWLCVAPIFHISGFSIIMRGLIYGMTVRIVDKFRALKVENILVNEPVTIMSVVPFMLKKLLARLTESHRHYNHAFRCMLLGGGTVDRPTLVKCQKLSIPVVQCYGMTETCSQIVALRAQDILKKLGSVGQPLFTTQLKLSKSGEVLLKTPALTPGYLNLPEKLPAKMVNGWYQTGDIGHLDSDGYLYIDGRRDEMLISGGENIFPEEVEQVYQQYPGIDAIAVVGKTNPEWGQVPVAFVVSQRQLDPQKLIHFGYQHLAHYKVPHQYIKVSSLPTNASGKVQRFLLRQQLS
- a CDS encoding MFS transporter, which produces MINRDNQVGIKRFWSFIVLYLGYMLLFADRTVMNISLAYIGKDFHVGAAALGATASAFFLGYTLMQIPGGYLTDLLGSKRMVIIALIAWSAMTMVTGLAWSLAALIAIRFLFGIAEGPYPSAALKQISENYDKKVKSQATSALISSNYAGAAVAPLIIVPIIANSSWRQAFIWLGIGGIVITLVYYLLERPLKSIRKEVAARPQIKWQNIDYRVWVFVIIGLALNVITKGLEAWMPVYFLREQGINLKSLAWLVPLPVISGGIAAFSAGFIMVHLFKHRERWLIIIASFLTLVFMFGLFKSSSLVWIVIFEVLIYFVKSLAFTGIFSFTAQILSEKSYGSSIGIVNFGGQLGGFIGPLLIGGIVQMTSSYSAAFLGLVFSAVLAVLACLFIRRA
- a CDS encoding TetR/AcrR family transcriptional regulator is translated as MTEDLRVMRTKRSIKVAFAKLVNEKGFANVTVKEIAERAIINRQTFYNYYQDKYDLTEQLNDEYLAVFKRIIAKRLVNIQPENHRLPLLSDLYQSDEFSVLWDSREILLALLSIQYDQKSFSARLQKLFIKMIQKELPVELSDIDITIIGSFYIDMVTFIVKNNVKLTDQELANLRKALTLLIQ
- a CDS encoding TerB N-terminal domain-containing protein codes for the protein MDYQSLTKLISNKYGLRFTALPTNGSAKQGLSLKPGLAPFIVLDPAKPVRIDAQCFSFADAIRDLPGFGPAFFHRNEQWVGFTLEKVSDQASENIIDYSFKAAVNAGKEVVHQQQYVVLPENDAEGKYQAQSIPQPTKRRSQPAKPAVPKKIEEALVAYDYSLLPGLRRDKNFYDQGQILADYQDDFDQPVPLKRYFPTYHMLSVDQLRTYFTWRTKLRQGTFTPVSTSYAYIYIYELLNNIGVASPMAGFKQLTEFRNEYAGHFDGKMGDYLDRWLRDYVLYYRLDHALANKAFAAEIAADRDYHVLLHPDEYDATDLVAVFKRHATYLDHSRLYQKSADHFTALLKVIWQEILNLPDKEGQKYFDHHVASQQLTTNYFFGNAVFYFHPQQQMAEYPLDSVRRYRFKGRQYYCLSMRAQPNEKQNLNALLHEVDRLVRLRFNLGRPLKARWLPAVILNAIDQGIRTYQRQLKEAQRPKAHIDLGGINQIRQDAAVTQESLLTDEERQAIKEDREELVAAQKTTPAPAPSQPQPTAPAAEPVSMNLDADQAFLLRALLMGEPWKDYLKKHHLMVSIVADQINEALFDEIGDDVIEFNQDDQPAIIEDYRTDLEKMFSDKE
- a CDS encoding ATP-binding protein — encoded protein: MAERTRQRVPKRIAQTVLHSLKAGVVPRIGLPYITVGRRDEIAALLHDFGVVAEGGASFHFIVGRYGAGKSFLLQAVRNYVMDKNFVVVDGDLSPERRLQGTKGQGLATYRELIQNLATKTRPEGGALTLILDRWIDTVLQEVASETSLDEDDPQFTAAVDEKIDAVIASLSELVHGFDFAKLLNMYYHAYVDDDDETKAKVVKWFRGEYTHKTEAKQELGVSIIIDDSDWYEYLKLFARFFRQAGYAGLVIMIDELVNIYKIPNSISRQYNYEKILTMYNDTLQGKAKYLGILMCGTPQAVEDHRRGVYSYEALRSRLTEGKFAHVGAQDMYAPVIKLEPLTAEEMLVLTEKLADMHARLYGYDRQITEEELAKFIKIEYGRIGADTKITPREVIRDFIELLDIVYQNPKTTVSDLLDSEQFTGMDDDSTDDGGGKQEKNYTEFTI
- a CDS encoding DEAD/DEAH box helicase; this encodes MDVFAHYAPFIQDYIYRQGWQQLRPIQVAAAEEIFGTDHNVLLSASTAAGKTEAAFFPILTELSESGAKDSVNCLYIAPLKALINDQYSRLTELTEDSDIPVWRWHGDVAATQKRKMLKHPSGVLQITPESLESFMINKHMDIPHLFHGLRFVVIDELHSFLRSDRGGQTFCLIERLSRLAGVKPRRIGLSATIGNLREAAKFLGAGSGHRTVAPKVKNTRQVWRLSMEHFYQTDPQAASKDFDPAAPVEPKTDTAPELADPGIGYIFEHTRGKKSLVFNNSREECEAVCQMLRSYSAARHEPDRFLIHHGNLSPAFRATAEDAMKDDDSYMTTCATATLELGIDIGKLEQAFQIDAPFTVSGFLQRMGRTGRRGNLPEMHFVMREEHPESRAMLPDLIPWPLLQGIALVQLYLEERWVEPPEPNRLPYSLLYHQTMSTLASGGEMSPAELAGRVLPLNYFHNVSQDDYRVLLRHLVKTDQIQQTERGDLIVGMAGERVVNNFKFYAVFQENEEFSVHAGSEELGTIVKPPPVGDKIAIAGRVWVVEDIDRQRHQVYCHGVKGRIPAYFGDVPGDIHPKILERMRQVLAESQMYPYLMKNARARLTQARDTANIAGLPKKQLINLGGKMWCLFPWTGSYAFLALERLLRIKCAKRLNLRGFNSARPYFMEFAMDANDKEFFQVLKEEAAKDFDPLELLYPKEVPVFDKYDEYLPDDLVRKEFAQSILDIDEMKRCVVRMSDGRYEKTKK